One stretch of Anaerolineae bacterium DNA includes these proteins:
- a CDS encoding response regulator: MSSSEIIVVDDDPVALRLLTRIIEMAGYSAATARNGQEALEKVQALQPALVLLDLTMPKIDGLQVCQQIRNNAGLAHQPYIIMLTARDQAADYRQAEQIGVNEFINKPYDPAKISARVQTILGLRVQK, encoded by the coding sequence ATGTCCAGCTCAGAAATCATCGTGGTAGACGACGACCCGGTGGCCCTCCGCCTGTTGACCCGCATCATCGAAATGGCCGGCTACAGCGCGGCCACCGCCAGAAACGGTCAGGAAGCCTTAGAAAAGGTCCAGGCCTTGCAGCCCGCCCTGGTGTTGCTTGACCTGACCATGCCCAAAATTGACGGTTTGCAAGTTTGCCAACAAATCCGCAACAACGCCGGCCTGGCCCACCAACCCTACATCATCATGCTCACCGCCAGGGACCAGGCCGCAGATTATCGCCAGGCGGAACAAATTGGGGTGAATGAATTTATCAACAAACCTTATGACCCGGCCAAAATTTCTGCCCGCGTGC